The following are encoded together in the Pseudodesulfovibrio indicus genome:
- a CDS encoding heteromeric transposase endonuclease subunit TnsA: MARKDYSPSETTFQRWIKEGRGAGRGSDYKPWLTVRDVPSRGRSHRVFGHKAQRTHHFFSDLELAVFLILEWQWDVVEIREQFSLQRELTLDLAEKHGIAHPSVKGVPQYLTSDFLVNTSRPGLPKFALQVKYSNDLTIPRVIEKLELERRYWEQKEVPWFLVTQREISPVAIQNIDWLYSAQRDSIPDETLGHRLSFYSHQFEKNPDVSIINLAKSLDANYKMPNGESLREIRQLIALRFFTFDIHYEIHKLTPADLALTDTSILQEVLHVQSK; encoded by the coding sequence ATGGCGAGAAAAGACTATTCGCCCTCGGAAACCACGTTTCAGCGGTGGATTAAAGAAGGGCGCGGGGCTGGCCGAGGTTCTGATTACAAACCATGGCTGACAGTCAGGGACGTCCCTTCTCGGGGACGCTCACACCGTGTCTTTGGGCACAAGGCCCAGCGCACACATCACTTCTTCTCCGATCTCGAACTAGCGGTATTTCTGATTTTGGAATGGCAGTGGGATGTCGTCGAAATCAGAGAACAGTTCTCTCTTCAGCGTGAACTGACCCTGGACCTGGCAGAAAAGCATGGCATCGCCCATCCGTCCGTCAAAGGTGTTCCTCAGTACCTGACGTCTGACTTCCTGGTAAATACATCCCGCCCCGGCCTTCCAAAATTTGCCTTGCAGGTAAAGTACTCAAACGACCTGACAATACCGCGTGTAATTGAAAAGCTTGAGCTTGAACGGCGATATTGGGAGCAAAAAGAGGTCCCCTGGTTCTTGGTAACCCAAAGGGAGATCTCGCCTGTTGCGATTCAGAATATAGACTGGCTCTACTCCGCGCAGCGAGATTCGATCCCTGATGAGACCTTAGGTCATAGGCTCAGCTTTTATTCTCACCAGTTCGAAAAGAACCCCGACGTCTCAATCATAAATTTAGCAAAATCGTTGGACGCCAATTACAAGATGCCCAACGGAGAATCCCTGCGGGAAATTCGCCAACTGATCGCTCTGCGTTTTTTCACGTTCGACATCCACTATGAGATTCACAAGCTAACCCCGGCAGATTTGGCATTAACTGATACGAGCATCCTGCAGGAGGTCCTCCATGTTCAGAGTAAATGA
- a CDS encoding Mu transposase C-terminal domain-containing protein, with amino-acid sequence MFRVNEVLEYNGQLFRVLSVLSEEVVWIKIDDSKAFPSLVLIRELVKGLDDEALKRAKDPFADLALVTPELGSPTQTRRDRNHALIQPIVTDPLFYEPNVRAGRIKEVLANQQISMPTLYTLIRRYWQQGQTPNALLPNYKNSGGKGKKRKATTKKLGRPRKHTPGVGAVVDDEVERLFRITIDGHWLKDTEISFSYLHRRFKDRYKAYYPDVLEAEIPSKWQMLHFYKREYAQPESLKKRTGRIKYNKDVRPLDSTANTNVLGPGSRYEIDATIADVYLVSDSERANIVGRPVVYLVKDVFSRMVAGFYIGFENASYVAAIQALAMAMTDKSDLCAEYGIKISNEEWPTIGLPDAILADRGELLGHQIESLESNFSVRIENTPPFRGDAKGIVERHFRTLQADFKPFAPGVVGKTIIKKHGGRDYRLESSLSVRDFKGIILSSIRMHNSYHILDKYDREPDMPPDLEMTPLSLWNWGIQHRTGRLRAASEEAIRISLLPRTKATVSELGISVFGVYYTSKEILEQGWLHRSKEVRRPQKLQAAYDPASADAIYLFPSQDSNEHWLCRLTQRSREFAGASFWDVWQIKDTQKKTIAKGKLREEEARRKHERFVQDTINKANQRAPKTNGVSNAERIRGIRTNRDNEKRDERQQRSQRNDQKAKPVKAKTIPFKGTEVEDYSYPDLTDEIFGNKDK; translated from the coding sequence ATGTTCAGAGTAAATGAGGTCCTTGAATACAACGGTCAGTTATTCAGGGTGCTATCCGTACTGAGTGAGGAGGTTGTCTGGATCAAAATCGACGATTCCAAAGCCTTCCCATCCCTCGTCCTTATTCGCGAACTCGTCAAAGGCCTTGATGATGAAGCGCTGAAACGGGCTAAGGACCCATTTGCCGATCTTGCATTGGTAACCCCTGAGCTAGGCAGCCCAACACAGACGCGGCGTGATAGGAATCATGCTCTTATTCAGCCTATAGTTACTGACCCACTTTTCTATGAACCGAATGTGCGAGCAGGTCGAATCAAAGAAGTGTTGGCGAACCAACAAATCTCAATGCCAACATTGTACACGCTCATTCGACGATACTGGCAACAAGGGCAAACTCCGAACGCATTACTGCCAAATTACAAAAATTCAGGCGGGAAAGGGAAAAAACGTAAAGCGACGACCAAAAAGCTTGGCAGACCTCGCAAACACACACCCGGCGTGGGGGCGGTTGTTGATGATGAGGTTGAGCGCCTTTTCCGAATCACTATCGACGGACACTGGTTGAAAGACACTGAGATCAGTTTCTCCTATCTCCACCGAAGATTTAAAGATCGGTACAAAGCCTATTACCCAGACGTTCTCGAAGCAGAAATCCCCAGTAAATGGCAAATGTTGCATTTTTACAAACGTGAATACGCTCAGCCGGAAAGTCTGAAGAAAAGAACTGGCCGCATTAAATACAACAAGGATGTCAGGCCGCTGGATTCCACGGCAAATACGAATGTCCTGGGCCCTGGATCCAGGTATGAAATAGACGCCACAATTGCCGACGTATACCTCGTCTCAGACAGTGAGAGAGCCAACATTGTTGGGCGACCTGTTGTCTATTTGGTTAAAGACGTGTTCAGCAGGATGGTCGCCGGCTTCTATATCGGATTCGAAAATGCCTCCTACGTTGCCGCCATACAAGCCTTAGCGATGGCAATGACGGACAAATCGGACCTTTGCGCAGAGTATGGAATCAAAATTTCAAACGAAGAATGGCCCACTATTGGGTTACCTGACGCAATACTTGCTGACAGAGGAGAATTACTCGGACATCAAATTGAATCGTTGGAAAGCAATTTCTCAGTCAGGATTGAGAACACTCCACCCTTTAGAGGGGATGCCAAAGGCATTGTTGAGCGTCATTTTCGAACTCTCCAAGCAGACTTCAAGCCTTTCGCCCCAGGAGTTGTTGGCAAAACAATTATTAAAAAGCACGGAGGACGGGATTACCGCCTTGAGTCCAGTCTTTCCGTACGCGATTTTAAAGGAATCATTCTATCCTCAATTCGGATGCACAACAGCTACCATATATTGGATAAATACGATCGAGAACCGGATATGCCGCCGGACCTAGAAATGACCCCACTCTCCCTTTGGAACTGGGGGATTCAGCATAGAACAGGACGGCTCCGGGCAGCCTCCGAAGAGGCCATAAGAATCAGCTTGTTGCCACGTACCAAAGCAACAGTTTCCGAACTCGGGATATCCGTATTCGGAGTCTACTACACATCTAAAGAGATTCTGGAGCAAGGATGGCTACATAGGTCAAAGGAAGTCCGGAGGCCGCAGAAATTACAAGCTGCATACGACCCTGCTTCCGCTGACGCCATTTATTTGTTTCCGAGCCAAGACAGTAACGAGCATTGGCTGTGTAGATTGACACAACGGTCCCGCGAATTTGCTGGGGCTTCATTCTGGGATGTGTGGCAAATTAAAGATACACAGAAGAAGACAATTGCAAAAGGAAAGCTGCGAGAGGAGGAGGCAAGAAGGAAACACGAGCGTTTTGTTCAAGACACCATAAACAAAGCCAACCAGCGTGCGCCCAAGACAAACGGTGTGAGCAATGCTGAACGTATCCGGGGGATACGGACCAATAGGGATAACGAAAAAAGAGATGAACGGCAGCAGCGAAGTCAAAGAAATGATCAGAAGGCTAAACCAGTAAAGGCAAAGACCATCCCGTTCAAGGGCACTGAGGTGGAAGATTACTCCTATCCGGACCTGACGGATGAAATTTTTGGCAACAAGGATAAGTAG
- a CDS encoding AAA family ATPase, with translation MPLPKNMVTAVYEPSCIPQYKDNPLIEALPPLMNTEKVICNLLGEVQFDPKAVFAEGRERAHVISSLLDNFFQPLTAHIQLEEKVSIMMRQGYVGRNLADGSLNMHMQNGYERVMTGTLEAFKFEHAKSTASSLSLIGCSGSGKTTTVARIFATYPQVIYHKEYNFTQITYLKIDCPHDGTLKNLCIQFFRAIDRVLHTDYETKYTGKRHGIEKLLAMMSQVANLHAIGVLIIDEIQHLDRRRSGGVEKMLNFFVTLVNTIGLPVIFVGTPKARPIFEKDLRSARRGAGLGALIWEPMKDPDSNPRAQKEWQAFTNKLWKYQWLQKRDETLNEDLRAHWFNLSQGVLDIVVKLFVLSQLRAISTGIERITPGLMQQVYDDELQPVHPMLSALRSGDPERIAEYSDLIVPNIDEKLLELTASIRPPARTTQVSFWEGNSQAQRLYNLLVGMECDEDRITPLVERVLDMHPDLSTSQMIAIALEWYESPSKPRSSQKAKSVPLKKWHTLNSEDLRFLFSQSGPDEMYEQLKQNSMIFEVEDWLRKSG, from the coding sequence ATGCCTCTCCCGAAGAATATGGTGACAGCGGTATACGAGCCGAGCTGCATTCCTCAGTACAAGGACAATCCTTTGATCGAGGCCTTGCCGCCCTTGATGAACACCGAAAAGGTCATCTGCAATCTACTGGGAGAGGTACAATTTGATCCCAAGGCGGTCTTTGCCGAGGGACGCGAAAGAGCGCATGTCATCTCGTCTCTCTTGGATAATTTCTTCCAACCCCTTACGGCCCATATCCAGCTCGAAGAAAAAGTATCGATTATGATGAGGCAAGGGTATGTCGGGAGGAATCTGGCAGATGGCTCTCTGAACATGCACATGCAGAATGGCTACGAGCGAGTGATGACAGGGACACTGGAGGCATTTAAATTTGAGCATGCCAAATCAACTGCTTCCAGCCTGTCCTTAATCGGGTGCTCTGGCAGTGGTAAAACCACGACGGTTGCTCGAATTTTTGCGACTTACCCGCAAGTCATCTACCATAAAGAGTACAATTTTACTCAGATAACTTACCTCAAGATTGATTGCCCTCACGATGGCACTCTAAAGAACCTATGTATTCAGTTCTTCAGGGCAATCGACCGGGTTCTTCATACAGATTACGAGACGAAATATACCGGCAAGCGGCATGGCATCGAGAAGCTCCTCGCCATGATGAGCCAGGTCGCCAATCTTCACGCCATCGGGGTGCTCATCATCGATGAGATACAACATCTGGATCGGCGGCGGTCAGGTGGCGTGGAGAAGATGCTCAACTTTTTTGTTACTTTGGTGAACACTATAGGCCTGCCGGTCATCTTCGTCGGCACTCCCAAAGCTAGGCCCATATTTGAGAAAGACTTACGTTCAGCAAGGCGTGGAGCTGGCCTTGGCGCATTGATATGGGAACCGATGAAAGATCCTGATTCAAACCCCAGAGCGCAGAAGGAATGGCAAGCGTTCACCAATAAGTTGTGGAAATATCAATGGCTCCAAAAGCGCGATGAAACTCTCAACGAAGACCTCCGTGCCCACTGGTTTAATTTGTCTCAGGGCGTGTTGGACATTGTCGTGAAGCTTTTTGTGTTATCCCAACTTCGAGCGATCTCGACAGGAATAGAACGTATCACTCCAGGACTTATGCAGCAGGTGTACGATGACGAATTGCAGCCTGTACACCCCATGTTGTCTGCTTTGCGTTCCGGCGACCCTGAACGAATTGCTGAGTATTCGGACCTTATTGTCCCTAACATTGATGAGAAGCTGCTTGAACTAACCGCCTCCATCAGACCTCCTGCGCGAACTACCCAGGTGTCTTTTTGGGAAGGGAATTCCCAGGCGCAACGTTTGTACAACCTGCTTGTCGGCATGGAGTGCGATGAGGATAGAATCACACCACTCGTCGAGCGAGTCCTGGACATGCACCCCGACCTATCGACGTCCCAGATGATCGCAATAGCCTTGGAATGGTACGAGTCTCCCAGTAAGCCCAGAAGCTCCCAAAAGGCCAAATCTGTGCCACTAAAAAAATGGCATACGCTCAATTCCGAAGACCTACGTTTCCTGTTTTCCCAGAGTGGTCCTGACGAAATGTATGAACAGCTTAAGCAAAACTCCATGATCTTTGAAGTGGAGGACTGGTTGCGCAAGTCAGGATAA
- a CDS encoding TnsD family Tn7-like transposition protein — protein sequence MLNFPVPYPDELLYSTVARAGVHFGITSPKILLDEVFGDRNIVATVDLPTHLQAISEQYPKSLGLTAETLTYKHTLFPLYAPFVPEARRLKCLDQMTRRTKGAVHLALGVTASLVRQKQHFRICPECMDEQIARHGEHFWVRQWHAPGCAYCLAHEGLSSVRFEIRNSHRHSFIALAPTIACLPPRSNSPPYDKRIENGVNSLLALPPAPSPSLEQWSLFYKHLAYDAILTRKSKVIFDNLKEKVLASWSPQKLHELGIPISDSQTNWLRLSMRKHRKAFSYLQHIVILEALLGPNWSFEEVISQVRKQHAPKTTAPFFAPTTPSHVFQTKRREWLKLVKTMGTRMARLSGWGYLYTWLYRNDRSWLKEINQKHKKTTRSENRRVNWYERDKLLLEKLEAIQLAHIGIQDSPRRSATWYLTQAGCRNLSRKIEKLPLSAAFLENESEDIASYQIRRIEITLQAQSAVKLPYWKLLRLSGLSPQKMKRRTRQFLRDQGWPS from the coding sequence ATGCTCAACTTTCCCGTGCCATACCCTGACGAACTATTGTACAGCACTGTGGCGCGGGCAGGCGTTCATTTCGGGATAACCAGTCCCAAGATTCTACTCGATGAAGTCTTCGGGGACAGAAACATCGTGGCAACGGTTGACCTTCCGACGCATCTCCAGGCCATCTCCGAACAATACCCTAAATCGCTTGGATTGACGGCTGAAACGCTTACATACAAGCATACCCTGTTTCCGCTATATGCTCCATTTGTCCCAGAAGCGAGAAGGCTCAAATGCCTCGACCAAATGACACGTAGGACAAAAGGGGCTGTGCACCTGGCGCTAGGTGTCACGGCATCCTTGGTTCGGCAAAAACAGCATTTCCGCATTTGCCCGGAATGCATGGATGAACAAATCGCGAGGCATGGAGAACACTTCTGGGTTCGCCAATGGCACGCTCCAGGTTGCGCGTACTGCCTCGCGCACGAAGGGCTAAGCAGCGTGCGATTCGAGATCCGCAATTCCCACCGCCATTCCTTCATCGCTCTCGCACCGACCATTGCCTGCCTGCCGCCACGATCAAACTCTCCTCCCTACGACAAGCGCATCGAAAACGGAGTTAATAGCCTTCTCGCCCTTCCGCCGGCACCATCTCCGAGCCTTGAACAGTGGAGCCTCTTTTACAAACACCTCGCCTACGACGCTATTCTGACTCGAAAAAGTAAAGTCATCTTCGACAATCTCAAAGAGAAAGTCCTTGCCAGCTGGTCTCCCCAAAAGCTCCACGAACTCGGGATTCCTATTTCCGACAGCCAAACCAATTGGCTAAGGCTCTCCATGAGAAAACATCGAAAGGCATTCAGCTACCTCCAGCACATTGTGATACTTGAAGCGCTGCTTGGACCAAACTGGTCGTTTGAAGAAGTGATCTCCCAGGTCCGAAAGCAACACGCTCCAAAAACCACAGCACCTTTTTTTGCCCCAACTACGCCTTCACATGTTTTCCAAACCAAGCGCCGTGAGTGGCTTAAGCTTGTAAAGACCATGGGGACTCGAATGGCCCGGCTGTCTGGATGGGGCTATCTCTATACTTGGCTTTACAGAAACGATCGAAGCTGGCTAAAAGAAATAAATCAAAAGCATAAGAAGACAACACGATCGGAGAACAGACGGGTAAACTGGTATGAGCGAGACAAGCTGCTTCTCGAAAAACTAGAGGCTATCCAGCTAGCTCACATTGGCATACAGGATTCGCCTAGGCGGAGTGCAACCTGGTACCTCACTCAAGCTGGCTGCCGCAACCTTTCGCGAAAGATCGAGAAGCTTCCTCTCTCTGCCGCCTTTCTTGAAAACGAGAGTGAAGACATCGCCAGCTATCAGATAAGGAGGATTGAGATCACCCTTCAAGCCCAATCAGCAGTCAAACTCCCATATTGGAAGCTTCTTCGACTATCCGGCCTGAGTCCGCAAAAAATGAAAAGACGGACCAGACAATTCCTGCGCGACCAAGGGTGGCCGTCATGA
- a CDS encoding Tn7-like element transposition protein TnsE: protein MNDFNYYGIDDDEKILGIGPYFRPVNGKLWKVRLILSSGQSGKSISVFNATLIVRGRVINPVNKRGDLWEQHGFQITDTADWEIGTIGACPVRRHEDWEDPNQLCFIFSTVDGITFYLPQFELARALFFHGIYLSKTAIESECLRSEFSVVIDHEDNVLIRVSDSSEFQLAHLNDPVTRNYLSWLLLNADMLKSYESITRYQRTNGFDNQRHRVWNFQFDPPPLRGVKVGIRGQYSREHNACIVYEIFRLHDLPNEPHKSLGMWHPKFKRSMPGAGHVSLPAGGKSETLTVHDDLESNPNIKPVHLDAEKVSITFKHPFHVTKVATEKQKQGTSEAKKESETGLKSVSTNDGYAGRGLPGGDWNTLEDETDYGKFFESKFNCFRELVDVLIEHHGCKLLHTEITELRKVGKSQKHLLSTDGTPRAIADVAMRVGPKTIHLLEVDTSDAEQSLSTQVLVVRDEAAWGKDIESVKVELVRSSLRWPTKLLKDLCGEGRHKGVHHPQAPSGNKSVLPPHSITGWADRIYGWMRHLAG, encoded by the coding sequence ATGAACGACTTTAACTACTACGGCATTGACGATGATGAAAAAATATTGGGTATTGGCCCATATTTCAGGCCGGTAAATGGCAAGTTGTGGAAGGTCCGCCTTATTCTCTCATCGGGACAGTCCGGCAAGTCGATCAGTGTTTTCAATGCAACTCTCATTGTGCGGGGCCGCGTCATCAATCCAGTCAACAAAAGGGGCGACCTGTGGGAGCAGCATGGATTTCAAATAACTGATACGGCAGATTGGGAAATTGGGACCATCGGGGCATGTCCTGTCCGCCGGCATGAAGATTGGGAAGACCCGAACCAACTCTGTTTTATTTTTTCCACAGTCGACGGTATCACCTTTTATCTTCCCCAGTTCGAACTCGCCCGTGCCCTTTTTTTCCATGGGATCTACCTTTCAAAGACAGCCATCGAATCCGAATGTTTGAGAAGTGAATTCTCAGTGGTCATCGACCATGAAGACAACGTTCTCATTCGAGTATCGGATTCGTCAGAGTTCCAATTGGCCCACCTCAACGACCCTGTGACCCGCAACTATCTGTCATGGCTCCTGCTCAACGCTGATATGCTGAAATCCTACGAAAGCATCACTCGTTACCAACGAACGAACGGATTTGATAACCAGAGACATCGTGTTTGGAATTTTCAATTTGATCCCCCGCCTCTCAGAGGGGTCAAAGTGGGCATACGCGGACAATACTCCCGTGAACACAACGCTTGTATCGTCTACGAAATTTTTCGACTCCATGATCTACCGAACGAGCCACATAAAAGCCTCGGCATGTGGCATCCGAAGTTCAAAAGATCCATGCCGGGAGCCGGGCACGTTTCTCTACCTGCGGGGGGCAAGTCGGAAACACTAACTGTCCATGATGATCTTGAGTCGAATCCAAACATTAAGCCTGTCCATCTAGACGCAGAAAAGGTGTCCATCACATTCAAGCATCCATTTCATGTGACCAAGGTAGCCACCGAAAAACAAAAACAAGGTACCAGTGAAGCAAAAAAGGAAAGCGAAACCGGGCTAAAATCTGTGAGCACGAATGACGGCTACGCGGGTCGAGGCCTCCCCGGTGGTGATTGGAATACACTGGAAGACGAGACGGATTACGGTAAGTTTTTCGAAAGCAAGTTCAATTGCTTTCGGGAGTTGGTCGATGTCTTGATCGAACACCATGGGTGCAAACTCCTCCATACCGAGATTACTGAATTGCGCAAAGTCGGCAAAAGCCAAAAGCACCTTCTTTCGACCGACGGTACTCCCAGGGCTATCGCAGATGTGGCCATGAGGGTTGGACCAAAGACTATTCACCTGCTCGAAGTAGATACGTCAGACGCCGAGCAGTCTCTGTCTACGCAAGTCCTCGTCGTAAGGGATGAGGCTGCATGGGGAAAGGACATCGAGAGCGTGAAAGTTGAACTCGTCAGGTCCTCCCTACGGTGGCCCACGAAACTGCTAAAGGATTTGTGCGGCGAGGGCCGTCACAAGGGAGTTCATCACCCGCAGGCCCCCTCAGGCAACAAAAGCGTGCTTCCCCCTCATTCGATTACAGGCTGGGCAGATCGTATTTATGGTTGGATGCGACATCTTGCAGGGTAA
- a CDS encoding metallophosphoesterase family protein, producing the protein MKIIIVGDLHGDFQALNNLVESECPDIIFQVGDFGFLPGKYGWPPDDPPLRNGETRIYWCDGNHEDHQALSQFIESNNYEVAPNCFYQPRGAVLTLPDSRNVLFFGGAASGDTGDGMEGQDRYHSEVPQLADLDNIPSDRSIDIVVSHTAPMAFKIRQDPPLGYAKLPWLAKHHEETRVLLDEILHRHHPQQWYFGHFHIHQTGYNEGCRWTALAMPFDGGETWWTELGDG; encoded by the coding sequence ATGAAAATAATTATTGTCGGCGATCTCCATGGCGACTTTCAGGCGCTCAATAATCTCGTTGAATCTGAGTGCCCGGATATTATTTTCCAGGTCGGCGACTTCGGTTTTCTACCAGGGAAGTATGGCTGGCCTCCAGATGATCCTCCATTGAGAAATGGCGAAACGAGAATCTATTGGTGTGACGGCAACCACGAAGATCACCAGGCGCTATCTCAGTTCATCGAATCCAACAATTACGAGGTTGCTCCCAATTGTTTCTACCAACCACGAGGGGCAGTGCTTACCCTACCTGACAGTAGGAATGTCCTATTTTTCGGAGGTGCTGCATCGGGGGACACGGGGGATGGTATGGAAGGGCAGGACCGGTATCATTCAGAAGTCCCCCAGTTGGCTGATTTGGACAACATCCCTTCCGACAGGTCAATCGACATTGTGGTCAGCCATACGGCCCCAATGGCATTCAAGATACGGCAAGATCCACCGCTGGGCTACGCCAAGCTTCCTTGGTTGGCAAAGCACCATGAAGAGACAAGAGTCCTTTTAGATGAGATACTCCATCGCCACCATCCTCAGCAGTGGTATTTCGGACACTTCCACATTCACCAAACCGGCTATAATGAAGGCTGCCGCTGGACAGCCCTGGCAATGCCTTTTGATGGCGGCGAAACATGGTGGACAGAACTCGGCGATGGCTGA
- a CDS encoding DUF6471 domain-containing protein, translating into MKKNTIKCWRTEAKSILSAQLKRKDVSHGELVELLAEIGITETRASVANKLSRGSFSAAFFLQVLEVLGVRIGL; encoded by the coding sequence ATGAAAAAAAATACCATAAAATGCTGGCGTACTGAAGCCAAATCCATATTAAGCGCTCAACTGAAACGGAAAGACGTCTCACATGGTGAGTTGGTCGAACTATTAGCAGAAATCGGAATAACCGAAACACGAGCAAGTGTTGCAAACAAGCTCAGTAGAGGCAGCTTTTCAGCAGCATTTTTTCTACAAGTCCTTGAGGTGTTAGGGGTTCGGATTGGCTTGTAG
- a CDS encoding site-specific DNA-methyltransferase: protein MITYTAQHDSALRERFNLLTTADPDYWSFRGNSRREHGHAFFQYPAMMVPQMVKTVLNKVNEIHPDIEWVGDPFAGSGTILTETMNAGFNFQGNDINPLAILLCRVKSGPFFIKSLNNKSEALTQRIDADSKTNVSIDFRGIDKWFRKDVQIALSRIRRAILKQKSKWARRFFWIALAEVVRLTSNSRTSTFKLHIRPQNQVNERIVDPIGLFKKTLSRNLEHLNSHKQLLDHKGHLSNGRYSQIVDVNLADTRSNTVKEHLSDVIVTSPPYGDNTTTVPYGQYSYLPLQWIDLTDIDASIDERILNTTQEIDSRSLGGNKRILAQDSEMLCDLSLSLSECLDKLKPFPRDRTNRVVAFFRDLNACLPSVLGGLREGGVMIWTLGNRKVGGEIIPLDLILSELLAHHHTTLISSITREIPSKRMALRNNVADTMSTERVLVMRKAA, encoded by the coding sequence GTGATCACCTACACTGCTCAACACGACAGCGCTTTGCGAGAACGATTCAACCTTTTGACCACTGCTGACCCTGATTATTGGTCTTTTAGGGGGAACTCAAGAAGAGAGCACGGGCATGCTTTTTTTCAATACCCAGCTATGATGGTCCCACAAATGGTGAAAACTGTCTTAAACAAGGTGAATGAAATCCATCCGGACATTGAGTGGGTTGGAGATCCGTTTGCTGGTTCTGGAACAATTTTAACTGAAACAATGAATGCGGGGTTCAACTTTCAAGGTAACGACATTAATCCACTTGCTATACTACTCTGCCGGGTTAAATCTGGGCCTTTTTTTATCAAATCCCTGAACAATAAATCAGAGGCCCTTACTCAAAGGATTGATGCCGATTCAAAGACCAATGTCTCAATTGATTTTCGTGGAATCGACAAGTGGTTTAGAAAAGATGTCCAGATAGCCCTTTCCAGAATCCGCAGGGCCATTCTTAAACAAAAAAGTAAGTGGGCGAGACGCTTCTTTTGGATTGCATTGGCTGAAGTTGTTCGACTTACCAGCAACTCAAGGACCTCTACGTTCAAACTCCATATTCGTCCTCAAAACCAAGTCAATGAGAGAATCGTAGATCCTATTGGGCTTTTCAAAAAAACTCTCTCTAGAAATCTTGAACATTTAAACTCGCACAAGCAGCTCTTAGATCATAAGGGACACCTTTCTAATGGACGTTACTCTCAAATTGTAGATGTCAATCTTGCTGACACACGAAGCAATACAGTGAAAGAACACTTGTCGGACGTAATTGTAACGTCCCCCCCATATGGGGACAACACCACCACCGTTCCGTATGGGCAATACTCATATTTACCACTTCAGTGGATCGACCTAACAGATATTGATGCTTCAATAGACGAGCGTATTCTTAATACCACGCAAGAAATAGACTCTCGCAGCCTAGGAGGGAACAAAAGGATACTCGCCCAGGATTCCGAGATGTTGTGCGACCTTTCATTAAGTTTGAGTGAATGCTTAGATAAGCTAAAGCCCTTCCCAAGAGACCGCACAAACCGAGTTGTGGCTTTTTTTAGAGACTTAAATGCCTGTCTACCTTCAGTTCTTGGTGGCCTCCGAGAGGGAGGAGTAATGATTTGGACATTAGGCAACCGTAAGGTGGGGGGAGAGATTATCCCCTTAGACCTAATTCTTTCAGAGCTATTGGCCCATCACCACACAACACTCATTTCATCAATCACGAGGGAAATACCAAGCAAACGGATGGCATTAAGGAATAACGTCGCCGACACTATGTCTACCGAAAGAGTTCTTGTAATGAGAAAGGCGGCCTAG